A DNA window from Desulfobacteraceae bacterium contains the following coding sequences:
- the rsfS gene encoding ribosome silencing factor — protein MTAAQDTHIDPFVKAILARKALGLVVLDVHDLTSLADYFIICSGKSNRQVSAIADHVQRELKNAGIRPLSVEGAREGHWVLLDYGYVVIHVFYEPIRQFYDLEGLWADAPRVKIERLTDIQTTCGDKEVCHD, from the coding sequence ATGACGGCTGCCCAGGATACGCATATCGACCCTTTCGTAAAGGCCATTCTGGCCCGCAAGGCGCTCGGCCTGGTGGTGCTGGATGTCCACGACCTGACCTCCCTGGCCGATTATTTCATCATCTGCAGCGGCAAATCCAACCGCCAGGTGAGCGCCATTGCCGACCATGTTCAGCGGGAGCTGAAAAATGCGGGTATTCGCCCGCTGAGTGTCGAGGGGGCCCGGGAGGGCCATTGGGTGCTGCTGGACTACGGTTACGTGGTAATCCATGTCTTCTACGAACCGATCCGCCAATTCTACGATCTGGAGGGGTTGTGGGCCGACGCCCCGCGCGTTAAAATCGAGCGCCTGACGGACATCCAGACGACCTGCGGGGACAAGGAGGTGTGCCATGACTAG
- the gpmI gene encoding 2,3-bisphosphoglycerate-independent phosphoglycerate mutase gives MTRPKPCLLMILDGWGIRSETAGNAVAMAKTPHLAALQAAYPHTQLQCAGQAVGLPAGIMGNSEVGHLNIGAGRVVYQDLLRIDRAVESGDLARNPVVLDLFGRIRAGGGALHLMGLVSDGGVHSQLRHLLALLETAAAQGLTRVFVHAILDGRDTPPDSGLAYLEQLQAHIARHAFGALATVCGRFYAMDRDSRWERTEIAYRLYTEGEGRSARDPLAAVRESYGAGETDEFVRPIVLTDPTGRPRGLVSDGDGVLFFNFRADRARQITRAFTDPAFDGFLRRTLPALCGYACMTRYDESFDLPVVFPPEKIRRVLGEVLSRAGLTQLRIAETEKYAHVTYFFNGGDETPFAGEDRFLVPSPKEVPTYDLKPEMSALAVTHEVLARIAGGRYDVIVLNFANMDMVGHTGVLPAAIAACEAVDACVGQIVGAVRAAGGVVLLTADHGNAELMANADGSVHTAHTLNPVPFILIDDRQRSARLRPGCLADIAPTLLSLLEIERPPEMTGALLLER, from the coding sequence ATGACTAGACCGAAACCGTGTCTGCTGATGATCCTGGACGGCTGGGGAATTCGGTCGGAAACCGCCGGCAACGCGGTCGCCATGGCAAAAACGCCCCATCTGGCGGCGCTTCAGGCCGCCTACCCGCACACCCAGCTGCAATGCGCCGGGCAGGCCGTCGGCCTTCCGGCCGGCATCATGGGCAATTCCGAGGTGGGCCATCTGAACATCGGGGCCGGCCGCGTGGTTTACCAGGACCTGCTGCGTATCGACCGCGCCGTGGAAAGCGGCGACCTGGCCCGCAATCCGGTAGTGCTGGACCTCTTCGGCCGCATTCGGGCCGGCGGGGGGGCGCTGCACCTGATGGGGCTGGTGTCCGACGGCGGCGTCCACAGCCAGCTGCGCCACCTCCTGGCGCTGCTGGAAACCGCCGCGGCGCAGGGGCTGACACGGGTTTTCGTCCACGCCATCCTGGACGGTCGGGACACCCCGCCGGACAGCGGTCTCGCGTATCTGGAGCAGCTGCAGGCGCATATTGCGCGGCATGCCTTCGGCGCCCTGGCCACGGTTTGCGGCCGTTTTTACGCCATGGACCGCGACAGCCGCTGGGAGCGCACCGAGATCGCCTACCGGCTCTATACCGAGGGCGAGGGGCGCAGCGCCCGCGACCCCCTTGCCGCTGTGCGCGAGTCCTACGGGGCGGGGGAAACCGACGAATTTGTCCGCCCTATCGTCCTCACCGACCCGACCGGCCGCCCGAGGGGGCTGGTGTCCGACGGCGACGGGGTCCTTTTCTTCAACTTCCGGGCCGACCGGGCGCGCCAGATCACCCGGGCCTTTACCGACCCGGCTTTCGACGGTTTCCTGCGCCGGACGCTGCCGGCCCTGTGCGGCTATGCCTGCATGACCCGCTATGACGAATCCTTCGACCTGCCGGTGGTTTTCCCGCCGGAAAAAATCCGGCGGGTTTTGGGAGAGGTCCTCAGCCGTGCTGGATTGACCCAACTCCGGATTGCGGAGACCGAAAAATATGCCCACGTGACGTATTTTTTCAACGGCGGCGACGAAACGCCCTTCGCCGGTGAAGACCGCTTCCTGGTACCCTCCCCCAAGGAGGTGCCGACCTACGATTTGAAACCCGAGATGAGCGCTCTGGCCGTCACACACGAGGTGCTGGCGCGGATCGCCGGCGGGCGCTACGACGTGATCGTGCTCAACTTCGCCAACATGGACATGGTGGGGCACACGGGGGTGCTGCCGGCGGCGATCGCCGCCTGTGAAGCGGTGGATGCCTGCGTGGGCCAAATCGTGGGCGCGGTCAGAGCAGCCGGCGGGGTGGTGCTGCTGACAGCCGATCACGGCAACGCGGAGCTGATGGCCAACGCCGACGGCAGCGTCCACACGGCCCACACCCTGAATCCGGTGCCGTTTATTTTGATCGACGACCGGCAACGCTCAGCGCGCCTGCGTCCGGGATGTCTGGCCGATATCGCCCCGACCCTTTTGTCCCTGCTGGAGATCGAGCGGCCGCCGGAGATGACCGGAGCGTTGCTTTTGGAGCGGTAA
- a CDS encoding type I restriction enzyme HsdR N-terminal domain-containing protein, giving the protein MLEMKEKEVFDDTLVDFVTGQTVGDIGAERNRQALERFLVTEKGFAKSDIAVDHAFEVTVQGEPYRSRIDLLVSVDGVGFMAVKCPAGSLGSWEREITAAARLVNRRQLPLAVVCDGAAAVVIDTVSGRRIGKTMAAIPSKTAAREYLKSTPLQPLAAERREREAIIFKSYDMMRVNVQHPQRA; this is encoded by the coding sequence ATGCTGGAAATGAAGGAGAAAGAGGTATTCGATGACACGCTGGTCGATTTTGTGACCGGCCAAACGGTCGGCGATATCGGGGCCGAGCGCAACCGTCAGGCGCTGGAGCGCTTCCTGGTGACCGAGAAGGGGTTCGCCAAAAGCGATATCGCGGTGGACCACGCCTTCGAAGTGACCGTCCAGGGGGAGCCGTACCGCTCCCGCATCGATCTTTTGGTCAGCGTGGACGGCGTGGGCTTCATGGCGGTCAAGTGTCCCGCCGGGTCCCTGGGCTCATGGGAGCGTGAAATCACGGCCGCGGCGCGCCTCGTCAACCGCCGGCAACTGCCGCTGGCGGTGGTTTGCGACGGCGCCGCAGCCGTTGTCATCGACACGGTTTCAGGCCGGAGAATCGGCAAAACAATGGCCGCCATTCCTTCCAAAACGGCGGCCCGGGAGTACCTGAAATCCACCCCGCTGCAACCGCTGGCGGCGGAGCGACGGGAGCGCGAGGCGATTATTTTCAAATCCTACGACATGATGCGGGTGAACGTTCAACACCCGCAGAGGGCTTGA
- a CDS encoding zinc ribbon domain-containing protein, whose product MAFETKEEVLEKILNQEKPKCPHCGQEMSIWEVPPVAFSDGLGWGVPYLFVCFNDDCPAYKGGWEHMKDTYGSNSSYRTVCYPGSGTPEFECMPVFSSMGGQGQVVDEEVLAAQEALKEAIKRGFSVLAGCYTSKDWLTVSRILLDPTEPVRVRVKAAEMIGDFGDLEVVEPLRNLKFGNEILQEKVNSAIGHIHQRFFTRECPFCAEIIKQRAKVCKHCGKEVAGL is encoded by the coding sequence ATGGCTTTTGAAACCAAAGAGGAAGTTCTCGAAAAAATCCTGAACCAGGAAAAACCCAAGTGTCCCCATTGCGGTCAGGAAATGAGCATCTGGGAGGTACCGCCGGTGGCCTTCAGCGATGGGCTCGGCTGGGGGGTTCCCTACCTGTTCGTCTGCTTCAACGACGACTGCCCGGCTTACAAAGGCGGCTGGGAGCACATGAAAGACACATACGGCTCCAACTCCTCATACCGGACCGTGTGCTATCCCGGGTCGGGAACCCCAGAATTCGAATGCATGCCGGTCTTTAGCTCCATGGGAGGCCAGGGCCAGGTGGTGGACGAGGAAGTCCTGGCGGCCCAGGAGGCCCTCAAGGAGGCCATCAAGCGCGGGTTTTCGGTGTTGGCCGGGTGCTATACGTCAAAAGATTGGCTGACGGTCTCACGCATTCTTTTGGACCCCACCGAGCCGGTCCGGGTTCGGGTCAAGGCGGCCGAGATGATCGGCGATTTTGGTGATCTGGAGGTGGTGGAACCCCTTCGCAACCTGAAATTCGGAAACGAGATCCTGCAGGAAAAAGTCAACAGCGCCATCGGTCACATCCACCAGCGCTTTTTCACCCGCGAGTGTCCGTTCTGCGCCGAGATCATCAAGCAAAGGGCCAAGGTCTGCAAGCACTGCGGCAAGGAGGTGGCCGGCTTATAG
- a CDS encoding GGDEF domain-containing protein gives MPNQETRSFRRHTLALLNLFWGLKKGADYKTLNHYSLKINQARSLEGLLLELGGCLKALLNYKMFAFAMQDEEKLTAWVDPRLGRPALQNILQKDFSQTGALEIRPLRQGTEALRAPVTFQTTDLLSYVLLDGACVARLYVLPNRHMFAYHNEILQTLIKTLGVALSHLMTVKRLENAAAVDPLTNCYNRRVMDRQLAHQVANAQRYGQEASLIMFDLDHFKQVNDRFGHQAGDRVLQKVAATVLGTIRKGDYLSRYGGEEFVVILPQTKKSHAMELAERLRSKIENLTIGLPEGRSLSVTASFGVSALRRDLDEAGLLREADAMLYKAKAAGRNTVMPGLKLCGAAARWKESVC, from the coding sequence ATGCCAAACCAGGAGACCAGATCGTTTCGCCGCCACACCTTGGCGCTGCTGAACCTCTTTTGGGGCCTGAAAAAAGGCGCGGATTACAAAACCCTCAACCACTACAGCCTCAAAATCAACCAGGCCCGCAGCCTGGAGGGCCTTCTGCTGGAGCTCGGGGGGTGTCTGAAAGCGCTTTTGAACTACAAGATGTTCGCCTTCGCGATGCAGGACGAGGAAAAGCTCACCGCCTGGGTCGACCCGCGGTTGGGCCGGCCGGCGCTGCAAAACATCCTGCAAAAGGATTTCAGCCAGACCGGCGCCCTGGAGATCCGTCCGCTGCGACAAGGGACGGAGGCCCTCCGCGCCCCGGTCACCTTCCAGACCACCGACCTCCTGTCCTACGTGCTGTTGGACGGCGCGTGCGTCGCGCGGCTCTACGTGCTGCCCAACCGACACATGTTCGCCTACCACAATGAGATTCTGCAGACCCTGATCAAGACCCTGGGCGTTGCCCTGTCCCATCTGATGACCGTCAAAAGGTTGGAAAATGCGGCAGCGGTGGACCCGTTGACCAACTGCTACAACCGCCGGGTCATGGACCGCCAGCTGGCCCACCAGGTGGCCAATGCCCAGCGCTACGGCCAGGAGGCCTCCCTGATCATGTTCGACCTCGACCATTTCAAGCAGGTCAACGACCGCTTCGGCCATCAGGCCGGGGACCGCGTTCTGCAGAAAGTGGCCGCGACCGTTCTCGGCACCATCCGCAAGGGGGATTACCTGTCCCGCTACGGCGGGGAGGAATTCGTGGTGATCCTGCCGCAAACCAAAAAATCGCACGCCATGGAATTGGCCGAACGGCTGCGCTCCAAAATCGAGAATCTGACCATCGGTCTTCCCGAGGGCCGCAGCCTTTCGGTGACCGCCAGTTTCGGGGTTTCCGCGCTCCGCCGCGATCTCGACGAGGCGGGGCTGCTGCGGGAAGCCGACGCCATGCTCTACAAGGCCAAAGCGGCCGGTCGCAACACGGTCATGCCCGGCCTCAAGCTCTGCGGGGCGGCAGCACGGTGGAAGGAATCGGTTTGCTGA
- a CDS encoding glutaconyl-CoA decarboxylase subunit alpha, producing the protein MRPYFEKMADFGRELKKGAFKRTDENVAQLRAVEAEVAQAVEKVKNAGFPTEKINARGQMTVWQRLEYLVEPGTWCPLHTLFNPLDNEEGTTNVVDGLGKISGKWAVIVGFDNKVMAGAWLAGQSENILRVTDLAKRFNLPLVWLVNCSGAKLPEQEKFYANRRGAGTPFFRHAELEQMGIPVLAGIYGTNPAGGGYQGVSPTILFAHKNCNIAVGGAGIVSGMAPKGGFDTQMAETLIEKAKHFKAKPPGSVKIHYDQTGFFRYVYEEEQGVLDGLKEFMAGMPAYHPKFFRVAEPREPRFPVDDIYRLLPLDPKKVYDFEEILARLVDGSEHLEFRPDYGPEVYTGLCKIDGFLVGCIGNRQGYLGKGYPEYADYPGIGGKLYRQGLIKMNEFVTLCGRDRLPIVWLQDTSGIDVGDVAEKAELLGLGQSLIYSIQQTEVPMMLIVLRKGSAAAHYVMGGPTANRHNAFSLGTAASEIYVMHGETAAVATYARRLVKEKEAGRPLEPVIEKMNQLARDYHDKSRPLFCAKTGMLDEIVPISDLRSYLVAFAGAVYQNPRSICPQHHMLLPRIIKG; encoded by the coding sequence ATGCGACCGTATTTTGAAAAGATGGCCGATTTCGGCCGTGAGTTGAAAAAAGGCGCTTTCAAGCGCACCGACGAAAACGTGGCGCAGCTCAGGGCAGTGGAAGCCGAGGTGGCCCAGGCCGTGGAGAAAGTCAAGAATGCCGGCTTCCCCACTGAAAAGATCAACGCCCGCGGCCAGATGACCGTCTGGCAGCGGCTGGAGTACCTGGTGGAGCCCGGCACGTGGTGCCCGCTGCACACCCTCTTCAACCCCCTGGACAACGAGGAGGGCACCACCAATGTGGTGGACGGCCTGGGCAAAATTTCCGGCAAATGGGCCGTGATCGTCGGTTTCGACAACAAGGTGATGGCCGGCGCCTGGCTGGCCGGCCAGTCCGAGAACATCCTGCGGGTGACCGATCTCGCCAAGCGTTTCAACCTGCCGCTGGTCTGGCTGGTGAACTGCAGCGGCGCCAAGCTGCCGGAGCAGGAGAAATTCTACGCCAACCGGCGCGGGGCCGGGACCCCGTTTTTCCGGCACGCGGAGCTCGAACAGATGGGCATTCCGGTTCTGGCGGGAATCTACGGCACCAACCCGGCCGGCGGTGGCTACCAGGGGGTCAGCCCGACGATCCTTTTTGCCCACAAAAACTGCAATATCGCCGTGGGCGGCGCCGGGATCGTCTCCGGGATGGCCCCCAAGGGCGGCTTTGACACCCAAATGGCCGAAACCCTGATCGAAAAGGCCAAACATTTCAAAGCCAAACCGCCCGGATCGGTCAAGATTCATTACGACCAGACCGGTTTTTTCCGGTATGTCTACGAAGAGGAGCAAGGGGTGCTGGACGGCCTGAAGGAGTTCATGGCCGGCATGCCCGCCTACCACCCCAAGTTTTTCCGGGTGGCGGAGCCCCGGGAGCCCCGCTTTCCGGTGGATGACATCTACCGGCTGTTGCCTCTGGATCCCAAGAAAGTTTACGATTTCGAGGAGATCCTGGCGCGGCTGGTGGACGGCAGCGAGCACCTGGAATTTCGGCCCGACTACGGCCCCGAGGTCTACACCGGGCTGTGCAAGATCGACGGCTTTCTGGTGGGCTGCATCGGCAACCGCCAGGGCTACCTGGGCAAGGGCTACCCGGAGTATGCCGATTACCCCGGCATCGGCGGCAAGCTCTATCGCCAGGGGCTGATCAAGATGAACGAGTTCGTGACCCTGTGCGGCCGCGACCGCCTGCCCATCGTCTGGCTACAGGACACCTCCGGCATCGATGTCGGGGATGTCGCCGAAAAAGCCGAATTGCTGGGATTGGGGCAGTCCCTGATCTATTCCATCCAGCAGACCGAGGTCCCCATGATGCTGATCGTTTTGCGCAAGGGCTCGGCGGCGGCGCACTACGTGATGGGGGGCCCCACCGCCAACCGCCACAACGCCTTTTCCCTGGGAACGGCGGCCTCGGAAATCTACGTGATGCACGGCGAGACGGCTGCCGTGGCCACCTACGCCCGCCGCCTGGTGAAGGAAAAAGAGGCGGGGCGGCCGCTGGAGCCGGTGATCGAGAAGATGAACCAGTTGGCCCGGGATTACCACGACAAGTCCCGGCCGCTTTTCTGCGCCAAGACCGGGATGCTGGACGAGATCGTTCCGATCTCCGATCTGCGAAGCTATCTGGTGGCTTTTGCCGGCGCGGTCTACCAGAATCCCCGCTCCATCTGCCCCCAGCACCACATGCTGCTGCCCAGAATCATCAAGGGCTGA
- a CDS encoding biotin/lipoyl-binding protein, translated as MAEEILAPLAGKVVAVNIAVGDAVEEDEEAMVIEAMKMETPVFIPCNGTIKEIRVKEGAEVEEDDVLAVIE; from the coding sequence ATGGCAGAAGAAATTTTAGCCCCGTTGGCGGGCAAGGTGGTTGCGGTGAATATCGCGGTCGGGGATGCGGTCGAGGAGGACGAGGAGGCCATGGTGATCGAGGCCATGAAGATGGAAACGCCGGTGTTCATCCCCTGCAACGGCACCATCAAGGAGATCCGGGTCAAGGAAGGCGCTGAGGTCGAGGAGGACGATGTTCTGGCCGTGATCGAATAG
- a CDS encoding sodium ion-translocating decarboxylase subunit beta, with amino-acid sequence MHTLIALFKTSGVFYLTPGMLIMWVIALVLIYLAIAKDYEPLLLLPIGFGILLVNLPLSGLMTPGEGLLWRFYHYGIQWEVIPPLIFLGLGALTDFGPLLANPRLIFLGAGAQAGVYLTFFVAYAMGFDLKEAATVGIIGGADGPTTIFLATKLAPHLLGSCAVAAYSYMALVPIIQPPIMKLLTTRSERVIRMQKGRKVKPLEKIVFPIVAAIVIILLVPASAPLVAMFMLGNLFREAKVVERLTHASQNELLNIVTIFLGLPVGATMNAENFLQPKVIFIFFLGLSAFMFSTATGILLAKLMNLFSRNKINPLLGAAGVSAVPMAARVVHKVAAEADKKNYLLMYAMGPNVAGVIGTVVAAGIFLTLLG; translated from the coding sequence ATGCACACCCTCATCGCGCTTTTCAAGACATCCGGTGTCTTCTACCTGACGCCGGGCATGCTGATCATGTGGGTCATCGCCCTGGTCCTGATCTACCTGGCGATTGCCAAGGACTACGAACCCCTGCTGCTGCTGCCGATCGGATTCGGCATCCTGCTGGTCAACCTGCCCCTGAGCGGCCTGATGACGCCCGGCGAGGGGTTGCTCTGGCGCTTTTACCACTACGGCATCCAGTGGGAAGTGATCCCGCCGCTGATTTTCCTGGGGCTGGGGGCCCTGACCGACTTCGGGCCCCTGCTGGCCAACCCGCGGCTGATTTTTCTGGGGGCCGGCGCCCAGGCCGGTGTTTACCTCACTTTTTTCGTGGCCTACGCCATGGGCTTTGATCTCAAGGAGGCGGCGACCGTCGGGATCATCGGGGGGGCCGACGGCCCCACGACGATTTTCCTGGCCACCAAGCTGGCCCCCCACCTGCTGGGCAGCTGCGCGGTGGCGGCCTATTCCTACATGGCGCTGGTGCCCATCATTCAGCCCCCCATCATGAAGCTCCTGACCACCCGCAGCGAGCGCGTCATTCGCATGCAGAAGGGGCGCAAGGTCAAACCCCTGGAAAAAATCGTCTTTCCCATCGTGGCGGCGATCGTTATCATTCTGCTGGTTCCGGCCTCGGCCCCGCTTGTGGCGATGTTCATGCTGGGCAACCTGTTTCGCGAGGCCAAGGTGGTGGAGCGCCTGACGCACGCCTCCCAAAACGAGCTGCTCAACATCGTGACCATTTTCCTGGGCCTGCCCGTGGGGGCCACCATGAACGCCGAGAATTTTCTGCAACCCAAGGTGATCTTCATCTTTTTCCTGGGGCTTTCGGCCTTCATGTTCAGCACGGCCACCGGCATCCTGCTGGCCAAGCTGATGAACCTCTTTTCGCGCAACAAGATCAACCCGCTGCTCGGCGCCGCCGGGGTTTCGGCGGTGCCCATGGCCGCCCGGGTGGTGCACAAGGTGGCCGCCGAGGCGGACAAGAAAAATTACCTGCTGATGTACGCCATGGGTCCCAATGTCGCCGGGGTGATCGGTACGGTGGTGGCGGCCGGCATATTTTTGACGCTGTTGGGCTAA
- a CDS encoding carboxymuconolactone decarboxylase family protein, with translation MSQEIVEKTRKVAALYFEGVQGEKPYELWKAFDKELARDLSLFITGQMYGREKIPHKTRQLITVAALTVLSRLDELKLHLQAALNVGCTPREVAETIFQTFIYGGMPATNAALKTLQAVLEERGQWPLTP, from the coding sequence GTGAGCCAGGAGATTGTGGAGAAAACCCGGAAAGTGGCGGCCCTCTATTTCGAAGGGGTCCAGGGCGAAAAGCCCTACGAGCTGTGGAAGGCCTTTGACAAGGAACTCGCCCGGGACCTGTCGCTTTTCATCACCGGGCAGATGTACGGGCGGGAAAAAATTCCGCACAAAACCCGCCAGCTGATCACCGTCGCGGCCCTTACGGTGCTCTCGCGCCTGGACGAACTCAAGCTGCACCTGCAGGCCGCCCTGAACGTCGGCTGCACCCCGCGGGAGGTCGCCGAAACCATCTTTCAGACCTTCATCTACGGCGGGATGCCGGCCACCAACGCCGCGCTGAAGACCCTCCAGGCGGTCCTGGAAGAGCGCGGCCAGTGGCCCCTGACCCCATAG
- a CDS encoding acyl-CoA dehydrogenase family protein, with translation MDFKLSKDLEMLRDAVREFAAKKIAPNADEWDANHYLPYKEAMKPMGELGFFGTVIPEDYNGEDMGWLAAMIVTEEIARASSSLRVQVNMQTLGCAFTIYKYGSEELRKKYIAKLVSAEYIGGFAITEPDAGSDVMAMQSAAEDKGDHWLLNGSKTWISNANVADVLIYYAYTDRSQGSRGLSAFVLEPKNFNGVKTSGLDKMGSHSSPTGEVFLSDTRIPKENILGQPGDGARIVFSSLNQTRLSAAAGAVGLAQACLDTAIKYCNDRKQFGKPIGTFQMNQDMIAQMATEIEAARLLVYKAAWAKDQGKLNNGLDVAMAKYFAGEAVTKCANYAMRILGAYGYSTEYPVARFYRDAPTYTMVEGSSNICKWIIAQDQLGIRKANR, from the coding sequence ATGGATTTCAAACTTTCCAAAGACTTAGAGATGCTGCGGGATGCGGTGCGGGAATTTGCCGCCAAGAAAATCGCCCCCAACGCCGATGAATGGGACGCCAACCACTACCTGCCCTACAAGGAGGCCATGAAGCCCATGGGTGAGCTGGGGTTTTTCGGCACGGTGATCCCTGAAGATTACAACGGCGAGGATATGGGCTGGCTGGCGGCCATGATCGTCACTGAGGAGATCGCGCGGGCTTCCAGCTCCCTGCGGGTCCAGGTCAACATGCAGACCCTGGGCTGCGCCTTCACCATCTATAAATACGGCAGCGAGGAACTGCGCAAGAAGTACATCGCCAAGCTGGTCAGCGCCGAATACATCGGCGGGTTTGCCATCACCGAGCCGGATGCGGGCTCCGACGTCATGGCCATGCAGTCCGCCGCCGAGGACAAGGGCGACCATTGGCTGCTCAACGGCTCCAAGACCTGGATTTCAAACGCCAACGTCGCCGACGTGCTGATCTATTACGCCTACACCGACCGCTCCCAGGGTTCCCGGGGGCTTTCGGCCTTCGTTCTGGAACCCAAGAACTTCAACGGCGTCAAGACCTCGGGGCTGGACAAAATGGGCTCCCACTCCAGCCCCACCGGTGAGGTTTTCTTAAGCGACACGCGCATTCCCAAGGAGAACATCCTCGGCCAGCCCGGCGACGGCGCCCGCATCGTCTTCAGCTCGCTCAACCAGACCCGCCTTTCCGCCGCCGCCGGGGCCGTCGGCCTGGCCCAGGCCTGTCTGGACACCGCCATCAAATACTGCAACGACCGCAAGCAGTTCGGCAAACCGATCGGCACCTTCCAGATGAACCAGGACATGATCGCCCAGATGGCCACCGAAATCGAGGCCGCCCGCCTGCTGGTCTACAAGGCCGCCTGGGCCAAGGATCAGGGCAAGCTCAACAACGGGCTGGATGTGGCCATGGCCAAGTACTTCGCCGGGGAGGCCGTCACCAAGTGCGCCAACTACGCCATGCGCATTCTGGGGGCCTACGGCTATTCCACCGAGTACCCGGTGGCCCGCTTCTACCGCGATGCGCCGACCTATACCATGGTGGAAGGCTCCTCGAATATCTGCAAATGGATCATCGCCCAGGATCAGCTGGGGATCCGCAAGGCCAACCGCTAG
- a CDS encoding CoA transferase: MQANPKPLSDITVLDLSRVLAGPYCSMMLGDLGADVIKVERPQVGDDTRRWGPPEAGGEAAYYLCVNRNKRSLTVNLKHPEGQALIRKLARQSDIVIENYMVGTLDRLGLGYEDLRKENPGIIYCSITGFGQDGPYKDQPGYDFMIQGMGGVMSFTGEPEGPPMKVGVAIVDITTGMFACSAILAALRHREKTGQGQYIDMALLDSVVAWLANVGSNYLVSGELPKRYGNAHPNIVPYQPFLTRDNTYIALAVGNDQQWQKFCQLAGLDDLAHDPRFTTNPERVKNRDTLIPLVARAMLKRPAEEWLAELGKLKIPCGPINTFDKVFSDPQLLFRGMLAEVPHPTAGTVKMVASPMKLSQTPCDIKRHPPLLGEHTEELLQARFGLSTAEIESLRQNGVI, translated from the coding sequence ATGCAGGCGAATCCAAAACCGCTGAGTGACATCACCGTCTTGGACCTCTCACGGGTTCTGGCGGGACCCTACTGCTCCATGATGCTGGGTGATCTCGGGGCGGACGTGATCAAGGTCGAACGGCCGCAGGTGGGAGACGACACCCGCCGCTGGGGGCCGCCGGAGGCCGGCGGCGAGGCGGCCTACTATCTGTGCGTCAACCGCAACAAGCGCAGCCTGACGGTCAACCTCAAGCACCCCGAGGGGCAAGCCTTGATCCGCAAACTGGCCCGTCAAAGCGATATCGTCATCGAAAACTACATGGTCGGCACCCTGGACCGGCTGGGGCTGGGCTACGAGGACCTGCGCAAGGAAAACCCCGGTATCATCTACTGCTCCATCACCGGCTTCGGCCAGGACGGCCCCTACAAGGATCAGCCCGGCTACGACTTCATGATTCAGGGCATGGGTGGGGTTATGAGCTTCACGGGGGAGCCCGAAGGACCGCCCATGAAGGTCGGCGTGGCGATCGTGGACATTACCACCGGGATGTTTGCCTGCAGCGCCATCCTGGCGGCCCTGCGCCACCGCGAAAAAACCGGCCAGGGCCAGTACATCGACATGGCCCTGCTGGACTCGGTGGTGGCCTGGCTGGCCAACGTGGGCAGCAACTACCTTGTTTCCGGCGAGCTTCCCAAACGCTACGGCAACGCCCACCCCAACATCGTGCCCTACCAGCCGTTTTTGACCCGGGACAACACCTATATCGCCCTGGCGGTGGGCAACGACCAGCAGTGGCAGAAATTCTGCCAGCTGGCGGGGCTGGACGATCTGGCCCACGACCCGCGCTTCACCACCAACCCCGAACGGGTCAAAAACCGCGACACGCTGATCCCGCTAGTGGCCCGGGCCATGCTCAAACGGCCGGCGGAGGAGTGGTTGGCCGAACTGGGCAAGCTGAAGATCCCCTGCGGTCCGATCAACACCTTCGACAAGGTCTTCTCCGATCCCCAGCTGCTTTTTCGCGGCATGCTCGCCGAGGTGCCGCACCCCACCGCCGGGACGGTCAAGATGGTGGCCAGCCCGATGAAGCTCAGTCAAACCCCCTGCGACATCAAACGGCACCCGCCGCTTTTGGGGGAGCACACCGAGGAGCTTCTGCAGGCGCGCTTCGGCCTGAGCACCGCTGAAATCGAAAGCCTGCGGCAAAACGGGGTGATTTGA